A window of Zingiber officinale cultivar Zhangliang chromosome 5A, Zo_v1.1, whole genome shotgun sequence contains these coding sequences:
- the LOC121983040 gene encoding SKP1-like protein 1: MDKKKITLLSSDGEAFELDAAVAMVSKTIEHMVEFDCAEDSIPLPNVTSRILVKVIEYCQKHVLDDPAKSSDDKAELKSWDDNFVKVDQATLFELMLAANYMDIKGLLDLLCQSVADMITGKTPKEIRKTFSIKNDFTPEEEEKVRRESQWAFE, encoded by the exons ATGGACAAGAAGAAGATCACCCTGTTGAGCTCCGACGGCGAGGCGTTTGAGTTGGACGCAGCGGTGGCCATGGTGTCCAAGACCATCGAGCACATGGTCGAGTTCGACTGTGCAGAGGACTCGATCCCCCTCCCCAACGTCACCTCCAGGATCCTTGTCAAGGTCATTGAGTACTGCCAGAAGCACGTTCTCGATGATCCTGCCAAGTCTTCCGACGACAAGGCAGAACTCAAGTCTTGGGATGACAATTTCGTTAAAGTCGACCAAGCCACCCTATTCGAACTTATGTTG GCTGCAAATTACATGGACATTAAGGGGCTGCTGGATTTGTTATGCCAAAGTGTAGCTGATATGATTACGGGAAAGACTCCTAAAGAGATTCGTAAGACGTTCAGCATCAAAAACGACTTCACCcctgaagaagaggaaaaagttcGTAGGGAAAGTCAATGGGCGTTCGAATAA